The Geoalkalibacter subterraneus genome contains the following window.
CTGGCAAAATCTCTTGCTGTGTCCTGGATGATTTTCTGTTCTTCAGAAAGTTCCATTTTCATTGTCTTCCCCCGCCGATCATGGTTTGAATGCGATCATCAAAAATCGGGACTTCCGTTTTTATGTCCACACCCTTTTGTGAATGCCAGGCTGAACGGCCGTCGCGTGTACTTGTTCTTATCCTGGAGTGGACGATGCCGGCTTTTTGAGTTTCCTGCCCCAGGGACAGACTTTGATGCAGATGCCGCAGATAGGCTTTCCGATGTTTTCCATCGTGGCGAACTCGGTCACCAGTTTGGTCGCGCATTTCTGGAAATCCAGCGCTTCTTCACGAGACGCATAGTGAAAATCGGTGGACACGTTGCGGATCGCGCCGGCAACACAGGCATCTGTGCAGCAGGTGCAGGAGCCGCATCGATTCTCCAGCGGCTGGTCGGCTTCAAGCGGCATGTCGGTCAGCACGGTGACAAAACGAACCCGCGGTCCATACTCCGGCGTCACGATGAGCAGGCTCTTGCCCTGCCACCCCAATCCAGCCGCATTGGCTACCGCCTTGGCCGAAAGGTGGGAACGAAACTCCTTCATGTCGAGAGGCTGAGAGGCCGGGATGGGAAGAGCGTTAAATCCCGCTTGCTCGATATGAGAGCAGATCCGCAGCGCGAGCTGATCCAGAAAAGCGTTGGCGGCCAGGTAAGTCTGGGCATAAAGCGGTGTCGGGCGCCCCGGGAGCTGCTCAAAGACGGCGTTGGGAATCTTAACCCCCAGAGACAAGGCATACCTGAACGGCTCAAGCAAATCGGAAGGCTCGCATTCGATCTCCCTGAGAAGATCCAGATCAGCGACTCCGACCAGATCGGCGCCAAGCTCCCGAGCACGTGTTTTGAGCTGTGCGGTGGATTCATCCATATCATCCTCCTACTCCGGGGCTGTCGATTTTCTACTTCTCGATCCCGATGCGGGCGTCCACGCCCTGCTGGTAGTAGTGTTTGACTTCGCGCATCTCCGTGACCAGGTCCGCAGCTTCGATCACCCGGCTGTCTGCGCTTCTCCCCGTCAGGACCAGCTCGACATGGGGCGGCTTCGATGCGATCACCTCCAGAAGATCCTCGACGGAGAGAAGGCCGAACCAGACCGCGCCGTTGATCTCATCGAGAATCACCAGATCGTAACTGCCGCCGTTCATGGCCTGCCGAGCAAACTCAAGCGCCTCTTGTGCGATACGGATATCCTCATCCTCGAGCTTGTCCCTGAAGATCCAGCCGTCGCGCCCTGTCTGGTGAATGGTCAGAAGTG
Protein-coding sequences here:
- a CDS encoding 4Fe-4S double cluster binding domain-containing protein → MDESTAQLKTRARELGADLVGVADLDLLREIECEPSDLLEPFRYALSLGVKIPNAVFEQLPGRPTPLYAQTYLAANAFLDQLALRICSHIEQAGFNALPIPASQPLDMKEFRSHLSAKAVANAAGLGWQGKSLLIVTPEYGPRVRFVTVLTDMPLEADQPLENRCGSCTCCTDACVAGAIRNVSTDFHYASREEALDFQKCATKLVTEFATMENIGKPICGICIKVCPWGRKLKKPASSTPG
- the cobO gene encoding cob(I)yrinic acid a,c-diamide adenosyltransferase, which translates into the protein MEQGMVQVYTGDGKGKTTAALGLALRAVGRGFKVCVVQFIKGGGAYGEHLAARQLEPLLTIHQTGRDGWIFRDKLEDEDIRIAQEALEFARQAMNGGSYDLVILDEINGAVWFGLLSVEDLLEVIASKPPHVELVLTGRSADSRVIEAADLVTEMREVKHYYQQGVDARIGIEK